The following proteins are co-located in the Solanum pennellii chromosome 1, SPENNV200 genome:
- the LOC107008098 gene encoding uncharacterized protein LOC107008098 has protein sequence MDPQAFIRLSIGSLGLRLSGTTLNGTKSGISALSSPCLCEIRLRGFPVQTSSVPFISSPEATVDIHNVASSFYLEESDLKALLEPGCFYAPHACLEIVVFTGHKGGHCGVGIKRQQVGTFKLEVGPEWGDGKPVTLFNGWIGIGKNKQDTGKPGAELHLRVKLDPDPRYVFQFEDKTKLSPQIVQLQGNIKQPIFSCKFSQDRVSPVDPLNNFWSNSVDGSELDIEKRERKGWKVKIHDLSGSAVAAAFITTPFVPSTGCDWVAKSNPGAWLIVHPDVCRPGCWQPWGKLEAWRERGIRDTICCRFHLLSEGQENGGDLLMSEILISAEKGGEFYIDTDRQVRAATSPLPSPRSSGDFAALSPVAGGFVMSCRVQGEGKCSKPLVQLAMRHVTCVEDAAIFMALAAAVDLSIEACRPFRRRLRRSSRHSW, from the exons ATGGATCCTCAGGCTTTTATCAGGCTGTCAATAGGGTCGTTGGGGTTGAGACTCTCTGGGACAACTTTAAATGGTACAAAATCAGGGATAAGTGCACTCTCTTCTCCCTGTTTATGCGAGATCCGTCTTCGAGGTTTCCCTGTACAGACATCATCTGTTCCCTTTATTTCCTCACCTGAAGCTACCGTGGATATTCACAATGTTGCATCCAGCTTTTATCTTGAAGAATCTGATTTAAAAGCCTTACTTGAACCTGGGTGTTTTTATGCGCCTCACGCATGTCTAGAGATAGTTGTATTCACAGGACACAAAGGTGGCCACTGTGGAGTTGGTATTAAGAGACAGCAAGTTGGGACTTTTAAGTTGGAAGTAGGTCCTGAGTGGGGTGACGGAAAGCCAGTCACTCTGTTTAATGGCTGGATAGGAATTGGCAAGAACAAACAGGATACTGGAAAACCTGGAGCGGAGCTTCATTTGAGAGTAAAGCTGGACCCTGATCCAAGATATGTTTTCCAGTTTGAAGATAAAACGAAACTAAGCCCCCAGATAGTACAGCTTCAGGGAAACATCAAGCAACCTATTTTCAGTTGCAAGTTTAGTCAGGACAG GGTATCTCCGGTAGAtccattaaataatttttggtcAAATTCAGTTGATGGTTCCGAACTTGACATAGAGAAAAGAGAGAGGAAAGGATGGAAAGTGAAGATACACGATCTCTCTGGCTCGGCTGTTGCAGCAGCGTTCATAACAACTCCGTTTGTGCCATCAACAGGTTGTGATTGGGTTGCCAAATCCAACCCAGGAGCTTGGTTGATTGTTCATCCTGATGTTTGCAGGCCCGGATGTTGGCAGCCATGGGGAAAGCTTGAAGCATGGCGTGAACGTGGGATCAGAGATACCATTTGCTGTCGCTTCCATCTTCTATCTGAGGGGCAAGAAAATGGTGGCGATCTCCTCATGTCTGAGATCTTGATCAGTGCAGAAAAGGGTGGTGAGTTCTACATAGACACGGACAGACAGGTTCGAGCAGCGACGAGTCCATTGCCTAGTCCAAGAAGCAGTGGAGACTTTGCAGCACTAAGTCCTGTTGCAGGCGGCTTTGTCATGAGCTGTCGAGTACAAGGGGAAGGGAAATGCAGCAAGCCCCTCGTGCAACTTGCCATGCGACATGTGACCTGTGTGGAAGACGCAGCCATTTTCATGGCGCTTGCTGCTGCAGTTGATCTTAGCATAGAGGCATGCAGGCCTTTTCGCAGAAGGCTACGGAGAAGTAGTCGCCATTCCTGGTGA